In Lampris incognitus isolate fLamInc1 chromosome 13, fLamInc1.hap2, whole genome shotgun sequence, the genomic stretch tttaccaacaggtgaaattgattcacaaatcagtgttgcttcctaactggacaggttgatatctcaaaagtgtgattgacttggagctacattgcattgcttatgtgttccctttatttttttgagcagtgtatgtcaGCCTGTTCCTTGCTACATGGCTGCTGATCTGGTTTTgtgtatggatggatagatagatagatagatagatagatagatagatagatagatagatagatagatagatagatagatagatagatagatagatagatagatagatagatagatataatatgtggagtgtctgttggggtccatgtatgtattgtgctgcagaattGTATtgaatgtgtaccaaaaacaaattccactggccttggtcgtgtggctaatgaaACACTTTAATATGATatcatataacacacacacacacacacacacacacacacacacacacacacacacacacacacacacacacacacacacaccaatcagccaaaaccatCAGGGCTCACTGCCGTCCGGTGTTGCCACGAAGGGGTGTATTGGTTGGGAACAATGCTTAGGTGGGTGGtaggtgtcaaagtaacatccacatgaatcaggactcaggaacactaTTGGCTATTTGAAATAttgtctcccccagcccacagcagtaccacacaaagacaaaagcacatatccaaacactacaagaacacacatagtaACTAACACACAGCCAGCACAGTAaaatcctccatttgtacactctcggagttaaattaacccGCAGgagtcactgtccaagggaacggatgactgtcagaactgccagtctgcatgggctagcagttagcttagcctgccccgcttccgcgtcctgtcagacagccctcagtgttatcgggactgccagtctgcatgggctagcagttagcttagcctgccccacttctacgtcctgtcagaccaccctcagtgttatcgggactgccggtctgcatgggtagcagttagcttagcctgccccacatccacgtcctgtcagaccgccctcagtgttattgggactgccggtctgcatgggctagcagttagcttagcctgccccacttccgcatcctgtcagaccgccctcagtgttatcgggactgccagtctgcatgggctagcagttagcttagcctgccccacttccgcgtcctgtcagacagccctcagtattatcgggactgccggtctgcatgggctagcagttagcttagcctgccccacttccgcatcctgtcagaccgccctcagtgttatcgggactgccggtctgcatgggctagcagttagcttagcctgccccacttccgcgtcctgtcagaccgccctcaatgttatcgggactgccggtctgcatgggctagcagttagcttagcctgccccacttccgcgtcctgtcagaccgccctcaatgttatcgggactgccggtctgcatgagctaacagttagcttagcctgccccacttccacgtcctgtcagaccgccctcgatgcttcctcctcaggcacagctccaggaaggggccgtggtccttgagctcagcggacgcagcagaccaggctccctcagctggtccagcgccagctctgtcagccagacaccctcgacacacctcctctcactccacacgacgacaccaaaaacaccacagtcaacgccaggcgaggccgctgccagaccgccctctgaatgccaggacccaaggtttcccagcagaacatgcaTCGCATTGCCTCTGTCGGCTTGccatcttcccatagtgcatcacgGTGCCATTTCTGCCCCAGATGAATGACGCACACGCACaacagccgtccacatgatgtaaaagaaaacgtgattcatgaGACCAggacaccttcttccattgcttcatggtccagttctgatgctcattgtAGGTGCTTTAGATGGTGGACCGGGGTCACCATGGACACGCTGACCGGTCTGTGgatacgcagccccatacacagcaagctgtgagcACTGtatgtcctgacacctgtctatcatagccagcattaactttttcagcatctgagctacagcagctcttctgtgggatcagaccagacgggctggccttcactccccacgtgcatcagtgagccttgggcgcccatgaccctgtcgccggttcaccggttttccctccttggaccacttttggtagttactgaccacttcataccagaaacaccccacaagacttgtcgttttggagatgcgctgacccagtcatctagccatcacaatttggcccttgtcagagtcacTCAGATCCTCACACTTGCCCCTTTCTCCTTCTTCCAACacgtcaacttcaagaactgactgttccctTACTGCCCAACACATCCCACCCCTCGACAGGTGCCATTgtgacgagataatcaatgttattcacttacctgtcagtggttttaatgttttggctgattggtctatatatatatatatatgtgtgtgtgtgtgtgtgtgtgtacatatacatatacatacatgcatgcatgcatgcatgcatacatacatacatacataatatgtttgcatgggctagcagttagaaagaagcttgttctgccatttaacaactttgagctattacatatatatatatatatatatatatatatgtgtgtgtgtgtgtgtgtgtgtgtgtatgtgtgtgtgtgtgtgtgtgtgtgtgtgtgtatgtatgtatgtatgtatgtatgtatgtatgtatatatgtatatatgtatatatataatccctAAATAGTGCACCACTATTAAAGATTCTCAACCTTTGGAAAAAAATTCACACCCATTATGGCTGACAGTGAATATATTGCAGGATTTTAAGTCATCTAAAAAATTAATATTTGGAGTGTCAGTAGTTAAGTATAATGGTCACATAATATTACACAATATTACATGGATTAAATGCCACGTATCACAGTTATGGAGACCTTGCCTTTCAAAGAACAGGGCTCATTCGCAGTCCATATAATAATGACAGAGGTCAAAATAGAAATGTGTTGGTATCGGACCCCCTGTCAGGTACACGTGGTGGGGGTCCATCGTATGTTGCTCACATTGCAAAATGGTTGAGTTTCCCTCTCCCCAGAGAGGAGGAGTTAAAGTGCATGTCTCGGTGTGTACCAGAGGcagacgctctctctctcctgcacacAAACCCGAGGCACAACTTGCCTATCTTCTCCTCGCCGGCCTCATCGTTATCTTCTCAGGTAAGGTGACGGGTCATTTTGACGTCACATTTTCTGATTTAGAGCAGAAGTCCAAATTTGTTCTCCATAATGTCATTTTCAGCAAGGCAGTTAGACTGACTCGAACTTTAGCACTGACGCAGAAAATCCACAGTTCGTCTTCATCATCGCCATGACAGCTGGTTAGGTCATTTAGACTGTGCATGAATGGTGACCTGTCACCTGTGAAATGTGTTGTATGACTCTGAAAACGTTTGATTTCCACGAAACGACCGGTGGATGTGAGAGTCGCTCTCCATGTCCGCAAGTCTATAAAAGGAAGGTCATGTGTGAGCCCTCCACCGTTTCTATTCCTGGACCTGCTGCTGATAAATTGTGACAGATGCAAAGAGGAATGTTGAAGCATTTACGTCTGTGCCTTCGAAATCATCTTGGTGTAAACAATTTAATTATATACCAATCATCATTTCCAGATTCTGCCTTGTGGTTAATGATTAAGAGGCGCAATCATGTTCGCAATCCAATTACGATAATTTAAACATGCAAAAATGTGTCTTGCTGAGACCAACTAACAACTAATAATGCATGTTAACAAGGCTTAATACACACTAATAGTCCCAGACTATGGACAGTAGATAAAACATGCCATCATATATATTGGGTTACTACATGTACAATATTTCATGATATTTCGACACTTGTATCCCTAGCCATGTAAATCCGAGGAACTTGCTAAAGAATAACCCTTTGTCGTCAATCACATATTTATAAACGTTTATATCATTTATTATCTTATCATTCACACCAAGTCATCATTTTCAGTGGGCCATCCTTGGGCTTTAAAGTGTTTCTCCTTTCTTTTCAGAAGATCTGGGCTGCGTTCCTCTGCAACAGCCATGGCTCCCAAAAAGAACAAGGCAAACAaaaagagcaaaggagatataaATGAAATGACCATCATGGTTGAGGACAGCCCTATCAACAAGATCAACGGGCTGAACACTCTGCTCGAGGGAGGGAACGGGTTCAACTGCATCTCAACCGAAGTCACCGATTCTGTATACGCGGCTAACCTCTTGGAGGGTCTGAGCAACATGAGGCAGGACACCTTCCTTTGTGATCTAACCGTTGCCACCAAGTCAAAGTCCTTTGACGTCCACAAGGTTGTCATGGCGTCTTGCAGCGAGTACATCAGAAATATCTTAAAGAAGGATTCCTCCCTTCAGAAGATCGACCTTAATGATCTGTCACCTGTGGGCCTTGCCACTGCTATTACGTATGCATACTCGGGAAAGCTTACCCTGTCACTATACAGCATTGGGAGCACTATTGCCGCAGCCATGTTGCTGCAAATTGGCAGCCTGGTGAAGATGTGCAGTGACTTCCTCATGCAGGAGCTAAGTGTGGAGAACTGCATGTACGTGGTCAATATTGCTGACACCtatgacctcaaagaaaccaagttaGCAGCGCAGAAGTTCATGAGGGAGAACTTCATTGAGTTTTCTGAGATGGAGCAGTTCCTGAAGCTAACTTATGAGCAGATAAGTGATTTCCTCTCTGATGATTCCCTCCAGCTGCCTTCTGAGCTCACTGCCTTCCAGATAGCCATGAAATGGTTGGATTTTGATGAGAAGAGGTTGAAGTACGCTGCGGATCTTCTCACGCACATCCGCTTCGGCACTATCTCTGCCCAAGATCTGGTGACTCATGTCCAGAATGTACCTAGGATGATGCAAGACTCTGAGTGCCATCGTCTCCTGGTTGATGCCATGAATTACCATCTGTTGCCGTACCAACAGAACATCCTCCAGTCACGCAGAACAAAGGTACGCGGTGGCCTCCGAGTGATGCTCACGGTTGGTGGACGCCCAGCCTTGACAGAGAAGTCTCTTAGCAAAGATGTCCTCTACAGGGATGCTGATAATGTGTGGAATAAGCTGACAGAAATGCCAGCTAAGAGCTTCAATCAGTGTGTGGCAGTTTTGGATGGCTTCCTGTACGTGGCAGGTGGTGAAGACCAGAACGATGCAAGGAACCAGGCTAAACACGCTGTCAGCAACTTCTCCAGGTAAGCGGTAGTTGTTGCTGATACTTTTATTCATTTTACTTAGTTGATCATCTGTCTTACAATGAATAGTGGCtcctgaaaaacaaacaaacaaacaaacaaacaaacatcctcGTTTGTGTAGGTACGATCCCCGCTTCAACAACTGGATTCACCTGAGCAACATGAACCAGAAGCGCACCCACTTCAGTTTGAACACCTTCAACGGCCTCCTGTTTGCCGTGGGCGGCCGCAACGGGGACGGCTGTCAGGCCTCAGTCGAGACCTACGTGCCTTCATCCAACCAATGGCAGATGAAAGCGCCAATGGAGGTGCCACGCTGCTGTCACGCCAGCTCTGTCATTGATGGCAAGATCCTTGTATCAGGAGGTTACATCAACAATGCCTACTCCAGGGCCGTGTGCTGCTATGACCCCTCCACTGATAGCTGGCAGGATAAAAATAGCCTGAGCACTCCTCGAGGCTGGCACTGTGCTGCCACTGTGGGAGACCGGGCCTATGTCTTTGGTGGCAGCCAGCTGGGAGGTCGTGGTGAGAGGGTAGATGTCCTAGCAGTCGAATGTTACAATCCTCACAATGGGCAATGGAGCTACTGTGCCCCACTTCACACAGGGGTGAGCACGGCCGGTGTCTCCATTTTGAACAACAAGGTCTATATCCTTGGAGGCTGGAATGAAGTGGAGAAGAAATACAAGAAATGCATTCAGGTGTTCAACCCTGATCTCAATGAATGGACTGAGGATGACGAATTGCCGGAGGCTACAGTCGGCATCTCATGCTGTGTAGTCACCATACCCACGCGGAAAACCCGAGAGTCAAGAGCCAGTTCAGTTTCCTCGGCACCAGTTAGCATATGAGCCTGTAGACGGTACAGTTTTTACATGCCTAAAAGCCTCCAGCCTGTCTGTTGCGGTAATTTGTGGTTCTAAATTTTAGAAAATGCCCCTTTTTGAGGACTTGACATGTTTTTAGTCCCCAAATAGGGCCAGTTGTTCTTACGGTGTTCTCACTTTTAACAATTGTTTGAAACTTTATCTGGGAAATTGATCAAATGGAAACGTTGCAAATTCACCCAATGAGGCAAATTTAGGGGGAATGCAATTAAAATATATTTCTTAAAAGAACTTTTAAAATCAGATCCAAATTTGGTATTTTCACAAGAGAGAAACGATATGAAAAACTTCATATTTGCGGTGGTGGCTGTTATGAAGGGAACACTGAATGTGAAAGCTATTTGTTGAGGACATCTGACCTTCATAATGTCAAGTAATAATTACTACGAGGGAGACATTAGCCGGGAAATTTTCCTCTGGGGCCAATTCAGTTATGGTAATTTCATCAGCCCTATATTTCTGTCGTGTATTCACAATAGTTTTTTAAACCTCAGCTAAATGAGTTAGTTTACATTAGTTTACATACAAACGAACAGTCAGTGCTCATATTGAATTTCTGTCGTAATGTACCTGGCTATAGTACATAATCCGTGCCACGAAgtaaataatactgtgtcataAACGCTAGAAGACTAATTGTAAAAACTCCCTGATAGAAACTGTGAATAAAAACTGCTATTCATGTAGTCCAAATACAGACATTACAGCCATTTCCTGGTAGGCGGTGCATGTAAATAGTGGGGCGACAAAAGCTGGAGCTGAATCAAGAGATAACAGACACTGAAATGACCTCACCTGCCAGGAGTAGGTGGTGCTGCGGTTAGTGCTGGGTTTTGGTTGTTAGTCTCGACACGCTTACGCATGAGAGCTTCATTTCCTCTACATGTACATTGTGCTCTCGATTCAGCGGGCGTTGTGTGACTGCCGTGACACGGTCAATGCAGAGAGATAGGTTGTGCTGTGACGATGCTGAGGAGGACGAGGTCTGACGTGTTGAGATGTTGACGGCATTTCATTGTTTTGTAGAAaatcacattttaaaaaaaaagaaaaagcaacccTTGGAATAAAGCTATCGGCCTGAGCGTTCATGGGAGTGGGTACTCATGAATCCACTTGACAACCCAATTTTttattcctttgtgtgtgtggttttttttttgtgtccttAAATTAAATGGTTGAAGTGTACGTGCTTGTTGATCTGCTAGTATTTATTCAAAGCTAAAGCCCAAAAAAAGCGCAAATGTTTTGTTCGGTGTTATAACCTCTCTTAACGCAGGCCCTTCGTGGAGTTTCCGCACCGCGGCGGCACAACGGCGCGACTCTCTCATATCAGCACATCGGCGTGGTTAATAACGCCGCTATCTACGGCGTACCATCAGGAAATTAaaatcaaatttttttttaaaatggcagCAATGTTGCAGGTTTTGGCAGAGAAAGTGTTGGGTGTGGACGTGCGTAGGATGTGGCAGCGGCTCAGTTCTGGAAGTCCCATTACTTGACTCCCATCCCTTGTTCTCACGTTTGGCCTGTGAGATGATATCTAATTCTGTTGTCTTCAAAAACGTATTGCTACATCTACATCAGAGCTGTAGTCACCCTATCAAAGTGTTTCCTTTTTTTACAGAAAGTGGACCTTTTCATTCCCGGTACGGGACGCCTCATGCACACCGGTGTCTGACTTACTACGGCGACGAACATGCCGTACTTGATGGAACACGAACTCCTGTAATGTAGTGGAaggatctccaaaaaaaaaaactggtattTCAGGCTCAAAAACATCATGCGGCAATGATCATGAGCTTATTTTGTTCCTAAAATAACTGCTGCTTGGGGGGCGTCCGGacggtgtagcagtctattcgttgcctaccaacatgggggggggggggtcaccggttcgaatccccgcgttacatccggcttggtcggacgtccctacagacacaattggccgtgtctgcgggtgggaagtcgtatgtgggtctgtgtcctggtcgctgcactggcgcctcctccggttggttgGTTGCTTGgggtgcctcttcgggggggagggggggactggggcgaatagcgtgatcctcccacgcgctacgtccccctggctaaactcctcactgtcaggtgaaaagaagcggctggtgactccacgtgtatcaggggaggcatgtggtggtctgcagccctcggaagagcaggtggagcagcagccaggatagctcggaagagtggggtaattagccaagtacaattggggagaaaacaggggaaaactaaaaaaaaaaaaagataactgcTGCTTGGTCTCATTAAATACATTTTAGTTATTACTTTTTGGCCctttcccagatagcagacacatttgggcctaatctggggcacttttggtacttacagcccagttacggcactggcaactgttttgtgggccagacgtgtcccaaatgtcataagccgggcctgacttcggttacggcaagtgttgtgtgggccagacacagcaccaaatgtaatgaaccgggcttgagttgggttacagcacatactatgtgggccagatgtgacccacacgtggcccaagtgtggctgagttgaggccgccacactcaccctgagtcaacgccgtcatccaAGGCCAAaagtgggccgtaagatacctgcagatgtgggccatatttgggccaaacattctttgctatctgggttgttcTTGTGGTAGGTCAAACAGTCCACCCGACTCTATACGTCTATGAATAATGTAAGGGAATAATGAGAAAATACTTCAGAAATAATGCACATGCTGTTTAATCGCTTAGCGGCACTGTGGGATTTCAGAAAAGTCGAATTCTCAACAAAGGTGAAGCTGAACCTGACTGGTTCTTGGTGAGAAGACGTACAGGTACTAGCAGTGCTGTGTGTCAGCAAAGCAGCAACCCATTTGCCTTCAGGACATCATGGTTGCATGAACACAAAAGTTTGAATAACGGCACAGTTGACATCACAAAAGAGATTTCGGCTTTATGAACAGGTCATAGCCTGCATATTCCCACGATGTCCTGAATGAGGTATCTACTAAAACGTATGTCAGCCAACAGTAAGCTCTGGCTAGTACTCTACGAACCCAGAATTCACCAATGGTTACCTGTTCAAATAAGGATTGATGTGCTATCTGACAaatccactaccactactacgactacgactactactactactagtagtagtagttttggctgctcccattaggggtcgccacagtagatcatccgtttccatctcttcctgtcctctgcatcttcctctgtcacaccagccacctgcatgtcctccctcaccacatccataaacctcctctttggccttcctcttctcctcttccctggcagctccatattcagcatccttctcccaatatacccagcatctctcctccacacatgtccaagccatctcaagctcgcctctcttgctttgtctccaaaccgtccaacctgagcggtccctctaatatactcgttcctaatcctgtccttcttcatcactcccagtgaaaatcttatcatcttcacctcccccagatagcaaaattgctgtggcccggacccgtcccacacccgacactttcatccggcccacataccgtgtggaatggggacatttggatggtccgctcctgtttggcaaatctgggccagaaccaagccatagcaatgccgcatgtgccacatatttgccagaggtggcccatattttttTTGTGATAATTGGGCCATAGTCCccgtttaccacacaggccacttcagggtcacatccagactacatgttgccgagagcaccgcatctttaccAAAaagggcccacatttgatttggcatatttgggccatatttgctattatacatgtgggccacttcaggctcacatccatttcgtcagggccagaacaaggccgtcagtgccgcatcattgcctgaagtggcccacatccggatgctatctgggccagctccacctcctgtcttttcatcagtgccactgtctccaaaccacacaacataactggtctcactaccgAGCCGGT encodes the following:
- the klhl31 gene encoding kelch-like protein 31, which translates into the protein MAPKKNKANKKSKGDINEMTIMVEDSPINKINGLNTLLEGGNGFNCISTEVTDSVYAANLLEGLSNMRQDTFLCDLTVATKSKSFDVHKVVMASCSEYIRNILKKDSSLQKIDLNDLSPVGLATAITYAYSGKLTLSLYSIGSTIAAAMLLQIGSLVKMCSDFLMQELSVENCMYVVNIADTYDLKETKLAAQKFMRENFIEFSEMEQFLKLTYEQISDFLSDDSLQLPSELTAFQIAMKWLDFDEKRLKYAADLLTHIRFGTISAQDLVTHVQNVPRMMQDSECHRLLVDAMNYHLLPYQQNILQSRRTKVRGGLRVMLTVGGRPALTEKSLSKDVLYRDADNVWNKLTEMPAKSFNQCVAVLDGFLYVAGGEDQNDARNQAKHAVSNFSRYDPRFNNWIHLSNMNQKRTHFSLNTFNGLLFAVGGRNGDGCQASVETYVPSSNQWQMKAPMEVPRCCHASSVIDGKILVSGGYINNAYSRAVCCYDPSTDSWQDKNSLSTPRGWHCAATVGDRAYVFGGSQLGGRGERVDVLAVECYNPHNGQWSYCAPLHTGVSTAGVSILNNKVYILGGWNEVEKKYKKCIQVFNPDLNEWTEDDELPEATVGISCCVVTIPTRKTRESRASSVSSAPVSI